GCCAATGCTCATATCAAGCTTTTCCTGTGGGACATCAAAACCAAACTGTCTGATTTTATCTACCATTTGTTGGGGTTTTACCCGGCTGGGGTCGAAGTCAACCGTGGCTTTTTCAGCCGCTAAATTAACCCGGGCTGCGCTCACTCCTTCTATTCCGGACAAACCCTTCTCCAATCTGGCGGCACAGGCCGCGCAGCTCATCCCCTTGACCTGTATTCCAATTTTGGAGAGTTCCCGCTCATTTTGTACGCATTGCCTGGAACAGGCAGCGTCATTTTCAGTCATGCGCTATATACCCCTTTCCGGTTTAAAACTGAGCTCCTGCCCAAGCCTGGGTTGCAACACCGGCGGTTGTCCCGGGTTATTATTGCAAATATATGTCGCGCTGTTATGCTGCAACAGTGAGTATGCCGCTTGTTTTTTCAGCATGCCCCGGCTTACTTAAAAAGTTACCTCTTTACTTCATACCCGGCTTTTGTTATTGCCTCAATCAACTGCTCAGGGGTGGCCGTGCCCGTTACCGCTAATTCCTTCTCTTCCAGATTCACCTGGGCATCTTCCACGCCTTTTACTTCCTTAGCCGCTTTTTCCACTGCCATCTTGCAGTGATTGCAACTCATGCCTTCTACTTTTAAGATTGTTTTATTCATTTAGTAACCAACCTCCGTTAAGATTTATTAAGCAACCTGGCAATTGTTTTAGTTAATTCGAAAACAACTTCCTCGTCACCCGCCATTAATTGATCCTTAATACAAAATTTAATGTGTTTTTCCAGCAGCAGCTTGGCTACTCCGCTCAGTGCAGACTGAGCCGAAGCAATCTGATTTAATACATCGTCACAGTATACTCCCTCTTCGATCATTCTTTTAATACCGCGCACCTGTCCTTCAATGCGGTTTAGACGTTTGGACAAATCCTGCGCCGTTTTTTCATCACGCCAATTTCTATGCTTCTTTTTCCCAGTATTTTGACAGCACGGAAATTGTTTGGGGTCTTGTGTTTCCAGTTCTTCGCACCTCCCAAAATAGATAGTATACCCCCCTACCCTATGTGTCAAGGGGTTATTTAACAAATCATTAAATAAACATTAAAGTAAAACCCTAACGGCCTTAACCTTTGTCCATTATGATTGTTTTAAAATTATTGGAGGTGTTGTATTTGAACAGCAGGTTTAAAAGCTGGCAGGGGATTGCCGCCTTGTTGGCGGCATTGGTCTATGATTTCAGCCGATGAGAGGGAAAAATCCTTTACCGAGCAGGAAAAAGTTCTATACGGCAGTTACGAGCCTCTAAGCGTAACCCTTTCCCACATCGTGAACAATAGAGCCGGTCTCAGCTTTACTTCATATTCCCATACCGGTCTTCCCGTTCCGGTATACGCTATAGGCGTGGGAGCCGAAATGTTTGACGGTTTTTATGATAACACACTGATTTACCATAAGCTGGCTGCCATTACCAAAATCAAGCTTAATAAGGCCGCTTAGTCTTAGTCTTGATCTAATGTAATTTCTCTTTTTGCTGGAAAACCATATATTATAAATTATCCTGAGTGGGAGCCAACCGCTCAGGTTTTTTTAAAACTAACGGAGGTAGTTAGATTGTCCAATAAAATTATGATATCTGCTAATATAGCTTCGCTGCGCGGCATCCCGGCGCACGAACTTATCTTTAATATGATTGTTATTATCTTTATAGCAGTTCTAGCTGTAATACCCACCGGATTCCCAACCAATACTTATCCCGACAGTGTCCAGGCGGTTGCCAGAGTCCTGGAAGTGAACAATGATAACGCATTTAGCACGGTTGGCTTTGTTTTTGAGGGCGAACAGGTTTGTAAAGTGGAAATAATAAACAGTGCTTTTAAAGGGCGGCAGGCTTATGCCGAAAACAGGTTCACGGGCAGGCTTGAGGCGGACAAGGTATTTGCCAAGGGAGATAAGGCATTGGTGGTTATAGACTACACCGGACAAAAGATCAGGCATGTTAATATGATTGACCATTATCGGGTTAATCTGGAGGCCCTGCTGGCGGGTATCTTTGCTTTGTTTTTGATATTATTTGCGCGGTGGACCGGGGTTAAGGCACTGTTGTCCTTTATATTGGTCATTTTAATGATTTGGAAATTATTAATTCCCATGCTGCTTAACGGCTGGAATCCCATAATAATTTCTTTATTATTTGTAGTTACTTCTATCTCTTTGGTGCTTGTTCTAGTGGGGG
This genomic interval from Desulfoscipio sp. XC116 contains the following:
- a CDS encoding cation transporter: MNKTILKVEGMSCNHCKMAVEKAAKEVKGVEDAQVNLEEKELAVTGTATPEQLIEAITKAGYEVKR
- a CDS encoding metal-sensitive transcriptional regulator; this encodes METQDPKQFPCCQNTGKKKHRNWRDEKTAQDLSKRLNRIEGQVRGIKRMIEEGVYCDDVLNQIASAQSALSGVAKLLLEKHIKFCIKDQLMAGDEEVVFELTKTIARLLNKS
- a CDS encoding alkaline phosphatase, which gives rise to MISADEREKSFTEQEKVLYGSYEPLSVTLSHIVNNRAGLSFTSYSHTGLPVPVYAIGVGAEMFDGFYDNTLIYHKLAAITKIKLNKAA
- a CDS encoding YibE/F family protein, encoding MSNKIMISANIASLRGIPAHELIFNMIVIIFIAVLAVIPTGFPTNTYPDSVQAVARVLEVNNDNAFSTVGFVFEGEQVCKVEIINSAFKGRQAYAENRFTGRLEADKVFAKGDKALVVIDYTGQKIRHVNMIDHYRVNLEALLAGIFALFLILFARWTGVKALLSFILVILMIWKLLIPMLLNGWNPIIISLLFVVTSISLVLVLVGGAE